The Tripterygium wilfordii isolate XIE 37 chromosome 5, ASM1340144v1, whole genome shotgun sequence genome window below encodes:
- the LOC119998804 gene encoding uncharacterized protein LOC119998804, producing the protein MEGLIPFVYRAIVQHRNGKDGLLNSWLTESPSASYYVRLPGDSGRFQNSDLQLFRSDYGPNSTSTTSQIVVSTGVQSPARRLSARRVAT; encoded by the coding sequence ATGGAGGGTCTTATTCCTTTCGTGTACAGAGCCATAGTACAACATAGGAATGGCAAAGATGGGCTTTTAAATTCATGGCTCACCGAGTCCCCTTCCGCCTCCTACTACGTCCGACTCCCAGGCGATTCGGGTCGATTCCAGAATTCGGATTTACAACTTTTCCGATCCGATTATGGGCCCAATTCTACTTCTACCACCTCTCAGATTGTTGTTTCAACCGGCGTTCAATCTCCGGCTCGTCGTTTATCTGCCCGTCGAGTTGCCACATGA
- the LOC119998596 gene encoding uncharacterized protein LOC119998596 codes for MTEAHTVVQSPSPSEVSPALTESCMWILRHTCAIKASFFLLAYFIYNLQAYRNSSREFFLCLRLLIRLELELSSRCAVDYVSLASEQVCPSRMAQTNAGNGEVQQLREVVAALSARVEQLMGMMQGGAGGAGCTVEGAGGNGAVNLPQPTNRGGEALVPHRRQQANEVVDSSSDEELDNFELAIGDIGQQQAPGNNNYSDFRLKADIPYFDGFVNIEGFIDWLAEVERYFDFASIPEDKKVKYVAIRLKGGVSAWWDRLQETRRREGKDKIRTWSKMKRMLKSRFLPPEFEQYLFHQYQHCRQNERSVGEYTAEFYRLAERTNLPKPESCQLERCHYSKRHPEDYSKSPFDKGSHFDKTISEPNGSEGRFEKTGGSKVGDGKFGAKTPVKESSKASNPYSWPFPPKCFKCGKPGHRSNECRSKSVQFVVADGECVDDDKEGDIVCSSDGEEIDQDYEEGGQSYLIQKVFLSEKKENDSQRHKLFRTRCTILGHHFDVVIDNGSQENLIDKNVVQKLKLFVEKRPEPYAVKWIKPLEKVRVTERCLVPLSIGRYSDEVYCDILDMDACHKSTFLSICSSVQDLERDFRQSKQLFAVVVKGDHSSSPQLVSSLPGKIQDLLSDFKELISDEIPSGLPPMRNIQHQIDLILGASLPNVPHYRLSPKEHEILREKIQELLDKGQIRESLSPCSVAALLVPKKNGTYRLCIDSRPINRITVGYKFPIPRLDDMLDQLLGAVVFTKLDLTSGYYQIRIKPGDEWKTAFKTKEGLFEWLVMPFGLCNATSTFMRVMNQVLKPFLGRFVVVYFDDILIYSKSVEEHLIHLREVFSTLRK; via the exons ATGACGGAGGCCCATACTGTTGTCCAGAGTCCAAGCCCATCAGAG GTTTCTCCAGCGTTGACCGAGTCTTGTATGTGGATATTACGTCACACCTGCGCCATTAAAGCCAGTTTCTTTCTATTAGCATATTTCATCTACAATCTACAAGCGTACAGGAAC AGCTCTAGAGAGTTCTTTCTCTGTTTGCGTCTCTTGATCCGATTGGAACTTGAGTTATCATCTCGTTGTGCTGTGGATTACGTCAGTTTGGCATCGGAGCAGGTTTGTCCTTCGAGGATGGCCCAGACTAACGCTGGAAATGGTGAAGTTCAACAGTTGCGTGAGGTTGTGGCAGCCCTCTCTGCTCGCGTGGAGCAACTTATGGGTATGATGCAAGGTGGAGCTGGTGGAGCTGGATGTACTGTTGAAGGAGCTGGTGGTAATGGTGCTGTTAATCTTCCTCAGCCGACCAATCGTGGTGGTGAAGCTCTTGTACCACACCGACGGCAGCAGGCTAATGAGGTTGTGGACTCCTCATCAGATGAAGAATTGGACAACTTTGAGTTAGCCATCGGTGATATTGGACAACAGCAAGCCCCAGGTAACAATAACTACAGTGATTTTCGCTTAAAAGCTGACATTCCCTACTTTGATGGGTTTGTAAATATAGAGGGGTTTATAGACTGGTTAGCTGAAGTGGAGCGCTACTTTGATTTTGCCTCTATTCCAGAGGATAAGAAAGTGAAGTATGTAGCCATCCGGCTGAAGGGTGGTGTCTCAGCTTGGTGGGATCGTTTGCAGGAGACTCGTCGTCGCGAGGGAAAGGATAAAATTCGAACTTGGAGTAAGATGAAACGTATGCTTAAGAGCAGATTTCTTCCCCCTGAGTTTGAGCAATACTTATTTCATCAATATCAGCATTGTAGGCAGAATGAGAGGTCTGTTGGTGAGTATACCGCTGAATTTTATCGGTTGGCGGAAAGAACCAACCTTCCAAAACCTGAATCTTGTCAA CTGGAACGTTGCCACTATTCTAAACGGCATCCTGAGGATTATAGCAAATCTCCATTTGACAAGGGGTCTCACTTTGATAAAACTATTTCTGAACCCAATGGTAGTGAAGGGCGATTTGAGAAGACTGGAGGCTCTAAAGTTGGCGATGGTAAATTTGGTGCCAAGACCCCTGTAAAGGAGTCTTCCAAGGCCAGCAATCCTTATTCATGGCCTTTCCCACCAAAGTGTTTTAAGTGTGGAAAGCCTGGGCATCGTTCCAATGAATGTCGATCTAAATCTGTCCAATTTGTTGTAGCTGATGGAGAATGTGTTGATGATGATAAGGAGGGAGATATTGTTTGTAGCTCAGATGGGGAAGAAATTGATCAAGATTATGAAGAAGGGGGCCAATCTTATTTAATTCAAAAGGTATTTCTGTCTGAGAAGAAGGAGAATGATTCCCAGCGTCACAAATTGTTTCGGACCAGATGCACCATATTGGGGCATCATTTTGATGTTGTCATTGATAATGGGAGTCAAGAGAATCTTATTGACAAAAATGTTGTCCAGAAATTAAAGTTGTTTGTTGAGAAGCGTCCAGAGCCTTATGCGGTGAAATGGATTAAACCTCTAGAGAAGGTTCGTGTTACAGAACGGTGTCTTGTTCCTTTATCTATTGGGAGATACAGTGATGAAGTTTACTGTGATATCCTTGATATGGATGCTTGCCAT aaatccACCTTCTTATCAATTTGCTCTTCTGTACAAGACTTAGAGAGGGATTTCAGGCAATCCAAGCAGCTCTTTGCGGTAGTAGTGAAAGGGGATCACTCAAGTAGTCCACAGCTTGTCTCATCTCTTCCTGGGAAAATTCAAGACTTGTTATCCGACTTTAAGGAACTGATCTCTGATGAAATTCCTTCAGGTTTGCCTCCTATGAGGAATATTCAACATCAAATAGACCTCATTCTAGGGGCTAGTTTGCCTAATGTCCCTCATTATAGACTGAGTCCCAAAGAACACGAGATTCTTCGGGAGAAAATTCAAGAGTTGTTGGATAAAGGGCAAATCCGAGAGAGCTTGAGCCCTTGTTCAGTGGCTGCTTTGTTAGTACCTAAGAAGAATGGAACTTACAGGTTGTGCATTGACAGTCGTCCTATAAATAGAATTACGGTGGGGTATAAATTTCCCATCCCACGGCTGGATGACATGTTGGACCAGCTACTTGGGGCTGTTGTTTTTACAAAATTGGACCTTACCAGTGGGTACTATCAGATCAGAATTAAGCCTGGAGACGAGTGGAAGACAGCTTTTAAAACCAAAGAGGGGTTGTTCGAGTGGTTGGTGATGCCttttgggctttgcaatgccACAAGCACCTTCATGAGGGTAATGAATCAGGTATTAAAACCCTTTCTTGGAAGATTTGTGGTTGTTTATTTTGATGACATTCTCATTTATAGTAAATCTGTTGAGGAGCATTTGATACATTTAAGGGAAGTGTTTAGCACTTTAAGGAAGTAG